The genomic DNA AGACCGCTTTTTAGCGGTCTTTTTTATTTTGGCTTTTTAAAATACATTCAATATGGGTTTCGGCTTATTTAAGGGTGGAAATACACGAGAAGCTAATTCAGTTCAATCTAATCAAACTTGCGCTTTGGAAAGCCCGATAATATAAATAGGCCAATGGCAGCAAAGCCAATCGCCTGAATGGCGAGCATTAGCTTATGTTGTGCGGGCAACACAGAAATTAAGGTAATGAATGCCATCAGCGGCATGATGAACACAAGAATCTCAAAACCTTTCTTATAAGGGTTATTTGCCGCAATTTTTAAGCTTAATGCTCTTAATACATGTATGCTCAGACCGATACCCACACTTATTCCTGTCAATATGGGGGAAAGTTGCTGTAGCGTAGAGCAGAGATAAATGATCACGCAGGTTGCAATACAGACCATCAGTTTCAGCTGGCGGCTACATTTGTCGGAATACCAGAACTCCAGCATTATTTTTGCTCATCCAAGGGGGCATTTTTATTCAATAAAGACAAGGGTGAAAACAGGCAAATGGCCAAAGCCATAAAACCAATGCCTTGGGCACCAGGGATGAGAATTTCACCATTCTGCATATGCATGAAAATCAGGGCTAGCAGCAAGGCAAGCGGAATCCAGGCCAAGAGTCGATAGAACAGACCGGTCGGGTTTTTAGCAGCAAAATGAATTTTACAGTAACGGCAAATCAGGAAAATAATACCTGTACCCATGAACATCAGGATAGCATCCGGTTTTAAAGGTTCCATCCAGTACAGTCCGCCCGTGGCAATTGCGATGACCACAAAGATCAGCAGTTTATGAAGGATGGAAGCTTTAGGATTAAACCAAAATTCGAGCATGTTTTTCTATTGGATGAATAAGAACTAAGGGCACTTTAGCATACGAGTGAGAGGGAAGCACAGATTCAACCTACCTGTAGATTATTTTAAATCTCTTTCTTAAGAGCACATAACCAGAGAGATAAAAAAAAGGAGACATTTTTTGTCTCCCTCATCCTAACCTTATACCAAAGGGAGAAGGAATTTTATTTAGCTATTTTTCTGTGGACCCCAGTCATAGATTTTCTTTTGATAGGCATACCACATCATCCAGAGGCCAATCAAAATCATCGGTACAGTCAGGAACTGGCCTTTACTCATCCAGCCAATAAATAGCTGGCCATTATCGGGTTCACGGAAGAATTCCACCACAAAACGGGCAATACCATAACCGATCAGGAACAGGGCAGAAACTGCCATACGTGGACGCGGCTTGGAGCTGAACCACCACAATACAATAAACAGGATTAAACCTTCGCCCAAAGCCTGATAAAGCTGTGAGGGATGACGGACCAATTGCAATGGATCGGTAGGAAAAATCATCCCCAGTGCAAAGTTTGGATCAGAAACCGGGCGGCCATAAAGTTCACCACCAATGAAATTGCCGATACGACCGAACATCAGGCCAGTCGGGACACAAGGGGCAATAAAGTCCAGCGTTTGAAACCAGGTTTTCTGGTATTTTTTGCACCAGAACAGCATGGCAAGCATCACACCCAGGAATCCGCCATGGAAGCTCATGCCGCCGGTCCAGACCTGAAATAACCACAGTGGATTGGCCATGAACTGTTCAAAGCCATAAAAGAATACGTAGCCTACACGACCACCCACCACGACCCCTAAGGCACCGTAGAAGATCAGGTCAGAGACCATGTCAGGTGTCCAGCCATCACGCTGTTTGGTCCTATAGGTGGCAAGTCCCCAGGCAAATAAAAATGCCAGTAAATACATCAATCCATACCAGTGGACTTGTAATGGTCCCAGCGATACCGCAACCGGGTCTATATTTGGATAGGTCAGCATTCCTGTTCCTTGTCATTATGTTTTGCACAGATTTTAGCTGAAACCTGGGAAAAATGTTGTACATTCAATGTGTAAAGATGAAGAGCATGAATTATGTGTATTGTCGCTTTAGCCTGGCAAGTTTTGCCGGATACTCCACTATGTCTGATTTCCAATCGGGATGAGTTTTATCAGCGGCCGAGTGCAGCATTACACGCTTGGGAAAACAGTCGGATTATTGCCGGAAAAGACTTGCAGTCAGGCGGCACATGGATGGGCATTACTGCATCAGGCCGCTGGGCTGTACTGACCAATTTCAGGGATGCGAGCGATAAAACACAGTATCCGACTTCACGCGGTCATTTGATACAGGCTTTTCTGGAATCCGATTTAACCCCGATCCGCTTTGCTCAAGCCTTGGAAAAACACCAGTGTGATTATGCCGGCTTTAATTTATTTTTAGGTGATTCAAATCAGGCGGTTTATATGAGTAACCGTGGTGAGGCACCGCAGGTGTTAGCCCAAGGCGTGTATGTGGTGTCCAATGGTTTAATGACCGAGCATTGGGAAAAGACCCGACATCTGCGTAAACGTTTTACCCAGGAATTTTTGCCCATGCTCCAGCAGGCAGCGACACCCGAAGCAGATCTGGAATTTGCGGTTTGGGACATTCTGGAAGATGAACGGAAAATTATTCCCGAGCTTTTGCCTCAAACCGGCATTAGTCTGGAGATGGAGGAATTACTCTCTTCGACCTTTATTCAAAGCCCGGTCTATGGTACGCGTTGTTCCAATTTTCTACGGATGAAAAATCAGCAATGGCAATGGCAGGAAAAATCCCAGCAAGGGACAACCCAGGGTAATATTATTCAGATAGATTTACCTTTAAGTAAATAAAAAATGCCGACACGAGGTCGGCATTTTTAGAAGGCAGTTTATTTACTTGGTATTGCTTTCTTTTGCATTGATGGAGCGATTGGGTCAGCCGTAATATAACCCACCGCCGCAGCGAACTTTTTGTTGTAGTTTGCATCAATTGCAGTGTCAATTTGCATCAGTAGATCTGCGCTTAAGCCGCTACGTGCACCAGTTACAGCATCGATTTTATAGAAACGATTCCATTCATCACCTGGGTGCTGGAAGTTACTCATGATGTAGGTCCAACCATTCACTTCATCTACTGCATGCAAACCTGTTGATTCTGCACCCGCTGGGGTAGATAAGATACGGTCCAATGTTTTTGTATCAACATTATATGCCCATAGATAGTTATTTAAATGGTTGCCTGAATCTTCACCGATGAACAAAGTGCGTAGTTTTTCTGAGAACTTTAAGTTATCTGGACTAGCAATTTTTTCTGGATTTGCCGTATTACCAAAAG from Acinetobacter sp. CS-2 includes the following:
- a CDS encoding NRDE family protein gives rise to the protein MCIVALAWQVLPDTPLCLISNRDEFYQRPSAALHAWENSRIIAGKDLQSGGTWMGITASGRWAVLTNFRDASDKTQYPTSRGHLIQAFLESDLTPIRFAQALEKHQCDYAGFNLFLGDSNQAVYMSNRGEAPQVLAQGVYVVSNGLMTEHWEKTRHLRKRFTQEFLPMLQQAATPEADLEFAVWDILEDERKIIPELLPQTGISLEMEELLSSTFIQSPVYGTRCSNFLRMKNQQWQWQEKSQQGTTQGNIIQIDLPLSK
- the lgt gene encoding prolipoprotein diacylglyceryl transferase, whose amino-acid sequence is MLTYPNIDPVAVSLGPLQVHWYGLMYLLAFLFAWGLATYRTKQRDGWTPDMVSDLIFYGALGVVVGGRVGYVFFYGFEQFMANPLWLFQVWTGGMSFHGGFLGVMLAMLFWCKKYQKTWFQTLDFIAPCVPTGLMFGRIGNFIGGELYGRPVSDPNFALGMIFPTDPLQLVRHPSQLYQALGEGLILFIVLWWFSSKPRPRMAVSALFLIGYGIARFVVEFFREPDNGQLFIGWMSKGQFLTVPMILIGLWMMWYAYQKKIYDWGPQKNS